Proteins from a genomic interval of Papaver somniferum cultivar HN1 chromosome 4, ASM357369v1, whole genome shotgun sequence:
- the LOC113362814 gene encoding ubiquitin-conjugating enzyme E2 27-like yields the protein MVDCARIQKELVDCNKDKGISGISVTLDGDEFTHLTGTITGPVGTPYEGGIFQIDIQMPGEYPFEPPKMRFLTKVWHPNISSQNGAICLDILKDQWSPALTLKTALLSLQALLSAPEPGDPQDAVVAQQYLRDYPTFAGTARYWTETFAKRSSMGIEEKVQKLVEMGFPDVLVRKTLEIVGGDENMALEKLCTG from the exons ATGGTAGATTGTGCACGTATACAGAAAGAACTCGTTGATTGTAACAAAGACAAAGGGATATCTGGTATAAGTGTAACACTTGATGGTGATGAATTTACTCATCTCACTGGTACTATAACTGGTCCTGTTGGTACTCCTTATGAAGGTGGAATCTTTCAAATTGATATCCAAATGCCTG GTGAATACCCTTTTGAGCCTCCGAAGATGCGATTTCTAACAAAAGTTTG GCACCCTAATATCAGTAGTCAGAATGGAGCAATCTGCCTGGACATCTTGAAGGATCAATGGAGCCCAGCTCTTACTCTGAAAACTGCGCTTCTTTCTTTACAAGCATTGCTATCTGCTCCTGAACCTGGTGATCCCCAAGATGCCGTGGTCGCTCAACAG TATCTTCGTGACTATCCAACCTTTGCGGGAACAGCTCGGTATTGGACTGAGACTTTTGCCAAGAGGTCATCCATGGGCATCGAAGAAAAG GTACAAAAGCTGGTGGAGATGGGCTTCCCAGATGTTCTGGTGAGGAAGACACTGGAGATTGTGGGTGGTGATGAAAATATGGCTCTTGAAAAGCTTTGCACGGGCTAA